One genomic region from Bradyrhizobium icense encodes:
- a CDS encoding type IV pilus modification PilV family protein: MMGARSRRAFVRHGGQRGFALIEILVAFVILALGLGAISTGVVVAMRSDARTQVNRAALRVAQSRLEAAGVSEALAPGYREGVIANKFRWRQTVTEVRPASDARPSQGARPAPATGALKSFWVEIAVEAPDGTATKLAALKLAAEARQ; the protein is encoded by the coding sequence ATGATGGGCGCGCGATCCAGGCGAGCGTTTGTCAGGCACGGCGGCCAGCGCGGATTTGCGCTGATCGAAATCCTCGTTGCCTTCGTCATCCTGGCCCTGGGTCTCGGCGCGATATCGACGGGCGTGGTGGTGGCGATGCGCTCCGATGCACGCACGCAGGTCAATCGCGCCGCGCTGCGGGTGGCGCAATCGCGCCTCGAAGCGGCAGGGGTTTCCGAGGCGCTTGCGCCGGGTTACCGCGAAGGCGTGATCGCGAACAAATTCCGATGGCGGCAGACCGTCACCGAAGTTCGTCCCGCCAGCGACGCGCGTCCGTCGCAAGGCGCCCGGCCGGCGCCCGCAACAGGTGCCTTGAAGTCGTTCTGGGTAGAAATAGCGGTCGAGGCGCCGGACGGCACCGCCACCAAGCTCGCCGCGCTGAAGCTTGCGGCGGAGGCGAGACAATGA
- the gspM gene encoding type II secretion system protein GspM, with amino-acid sequence MIQNLKLARGTPFLAFNAAAILFVIVFLFAPILTRFADRGEEISDNAAQLAHFQNVTRAAKKSAGSVGLSGDPFLPGSEERVASADLQASLKAMAATAGVNLLAIRGLQGGRSQPLHMIAVSVELEGPLKAIRDMIFAIENQTPLLFVSTASFRSLADGEDGPVRAELRVQGAIRDGSRSPAMDGQQAGRGPAPAERMP; translated from the coding sequence ATGATCCAGAACCTGAAATTGGCGCGCGGGACGCCCTTCCTGGCCTTCAACGCCGCTGCCATCCTCTTCGTTATCGTCTTCTTGTTCGCGCCGATCCTGACGCGCTTTGCCGACAGGGGCGAAGAGATATCGGACAATGCGGCGCAGCTTGCGCATTTCCAGAACGTGACGCGCGCGGCAAAGAAGTCGGCCGGCAGCGTCGGGCTATCAGGCGATCCCTTCCTGCCCGGCAGCGAAGAACGCGTTGCCAGCGCCGATCTGCAGGCCAGCCTGAAGGCGATGGCCGCGACTGCCGGGGTCAATCTGCTCGCGATCCGCGGATTGCAGGGCGGCCGGTCCCAGCCGCTGCACATGATTGCCGTCAGCGTCGAACTCGAAGGGCCGTTGAAGGCCATTCGCGACATGATCTTCGCGATCGAGAATCAGACGCCGTTGCTGTTTGTCTCCACGGCCTCCTTCCGCAGCCTGGCGGATGGGGAGGACGGTCCGGTCAGGGCGGAGCTCAGGGTTCAGGGCGCTATCCGCGACGGCTCGCGGTCTCCCGCCATGGATGGCCAGCAAGCGGGCCGCGGACCGGCCCCGGCGGAGCGGATGCCATGA
- a CDS encoding helix-turn-helix domain-containing protein, translated as MSQEELAHAAELSQDQISEIENAKHSTTLDNIQRLAFALGVAVAELLDEPRG; from the coding sequence ATGAGCCAAGAGGAGTTGGCGCATGCTGCCGAACTCTCCCAGGACCAAATCAGCGAAATTGAGAATGCGAAACACAGCACCACGCTGGACAATATTCAGCGCTTAGCTTTTGCATTGGGCGTGGCCGTTGCCGAGCTTCTTGATGAACCGCGTGGTTGA
- a CDS encoding prepilin-type N-terminal cleavage/methylation domain-containing protein, protein MTSGLRNRRIARVAARRRGEQGLTLIELLLSLAILAILTGFLAGGLSMARQAFGADRASEIGSETSAAVQTVAALVGSALPVRADGASPKDAIGFDGRGEAISFVGLSEGRSLRGGPYRIVLRRSAGDIVADFVAFNAARSKENPEPAATRVVVLSGVREIRIGYFGAADAKTKPTWRADWTRAERLPDLVSIRIEFEDERRNEPATIVALRQG, encoded by the coding sequence ATGACATCGGGGTTGCGCAACCGGCGGATCGCCCGCGTCGCCGCCCGCCGGAGGGGCGAGCAGGGGCTGACGCTGATCGAGTTGCTGCTGTCGCTCGCCATCCTCGCGATCCTGACGGGCTTTCTGGCCGGCGGATTGTCGATGGCGCGGCAGGCTTTCGGCGCCGATCGCGCGAGCGAGATCGGGAGTGAGACCAGTGCTGCGGTCCAGACCGTCGCTGCGCTGGTGGGATCAGCGCTCCCGGTCCGTGCGGACGGGGCGAGCCCAAAAGACGCCATCGGGTTCGACGGTCGCGGCGAGGCGATTTCCTTCGTGGGGTTGAGCGAGGGACGGTCGTTGCGAGGCGGGCCGTACAGAATCGTCCTGCGGCGAAGCGCCGGCGATATCGTCGCTGATTTCGTGGCGTTTAACGCGGCGCGCTCGAAGGAGAACCCGGAACCAGCCGCAACCCGGGTCGTGGTGCTGAGCGGCGTGCGAGAAATCCGTATCGGGTATTTTGGTGCGGCCGATGCCAAGACCAAGCCCACCTGGCGGGCCGATTGGACCCGCGCCGAGCGGCTGCCGGATCTGGTTTCGATCCGGATTGAATTTGAAGATGAACGGCGCAACGAGCCCGCCACTATCGTGGCGCTGCGGCAGGGCTAA
- a CDS encoding type II secretion system F family protein, protein MATFHYKAYTERGAVTAGTIVAEGLEAAIDALYSSGLTPFETYGVADRTAERPSPASASLHETETSIWKRELVQSNRFSLKELTAFTVELASLINSGMTLDAAFRIIAGPGAAPKTVRLANGLLKDVLGGLQLSEAMAQRADVFPSDYRAILAAGEAGGVTGQVLTQIAELLARRLEIRNKIASALVYPLILILMSLVSVVVIVFVLIPSISPIFIDAGLPLPGILHFFEEVQDNWPIVLLAVGLFGAAGLLVWRKAKQNPEVMRGADRLKCSLPVIGRLIQNREAGGFARALGTLLIARVPLMSAMQTARALVTNRHLNALYESAIKRVPEGTPLHRAFDGDGLLPPASLRLVAVGEESGQLGPMLIQVATVIEADLQRRIERMVGLLTPALTLVIGGSIGGLIMHVMSAVLSINDLAFQ, encoded by the coding sequence TTGGCAACATTTCACTACAAGGCTTACACCGAGCGAGGTGCCGTCACGGCGGGAACGATCGTTGCCGAAGGTCTCGAGGCGGCGATCGATGCGCTCTACAGCTCAGGGCTGACGCCGTTCGAAACCTATGGCGTGGCCGACCGGACCGCGGAACGGCCGAGCCCGGCGTCGGCCTCTCTGCACGAGACCGAAACCTCGATCTGGAAGCGGGAGCTCGTTCAGTCAAACCGATTCAGCCTGAAGGAGCTGACGGCCTTTACGGTTGAGCTGGCTTCGCTGATCAATTCCGGCATGACGCTCGATGCCGCGTTCCGGATCATCGCGGGGCCGGGCGCCGCGCCGAAAACCGTGCGTCTTGCCAACGGGCTTCTCAAGGACGTGCTGGGGGGATTGCAGCTTTCGGAAGCGATGGCGCAACGGGCGGACGTGTTTCCGTCGGACTACCGGGCCATCCTGGCCGCCGGCGAAGCCGGAGGCGTCACCGGGCAGGTCCTCACGCAGATCGCCGAATTGCTGGCACGCCGGCTCGAGATTCGCAACAAGATCGCCTCGGCGCTCGTCTATCCCCTGATCCTGATCCTGATGTCGCTGGTATCGGTCGTCGTCATCGTGTTCGTGCTGATACCAAGCATCTCGCCGATCTTCATCGATGCCGGGCTTCCGCTGCCGGGAATCCTGCATTTCTTCGAGGAGGTTCAGGACAACTGGCCGATCGTCTTGCTGGCCGTCGGTCTGTTCGGTGCAGCCGGTCTCCTGGTGTGGCGCAAGGCGAAGCAAAATCCCGAGGTCATGCGCGGTGCCGATCGGTTGAAATGCTCGCTGCCTGTCATCGGCCGGCTCATTCAGAACCGCGAAGCCGGCGGCTTTGCGCGTGCGCTCGGCACGTTGCTCATCGCGAGGGTGCCGTTGATGTCCGCGATGCAGACCGCGCGGGCGCTGGTCACCAACCGGCACCTGAACGCGCTCTATGAGAGCGCCATCAAGCGCGTTCCGGAAGGCACGCCGCTGCACCGCGCCTTCGATGGCGACGGTCTGTTGCCGCCAGCCTCGCTTCGCCTCGTCGCCGTCGGAGAGGAGTCCGGTCAGCTCGGCCCGATGCTCATTCAGGTGGCCACCGTGATCGAGGCCGACCTGCAGCGGCGCATCGAACGCATGGTCGGCCTGCTGACGCCGGCTCTGACGCTCGTCATCGGCGGCAGCATCGGCGGGCTCATCATGCATGTGATGAGCGCGGTGCTCTCGATCAACGATCTCGCGTTCCAATGA
- a CDS encoding prepilin peptidase, with protein sequence MIRSLRKTCNRTGRFFGEALAWRRAGRQYVVMAWGLIAGAAWLAMSLAGDPGWPLPAFAGCYLVVLLASICAIDGRYGIIPDSLVLALAAGGALQAHLWGAADLWWRGFEAALVFAAAALFRTGYRWLRGFDGLGFGDVKFVAAGTLWIGAEGIPGLLLIAVASALVSLLILRSEGHDLHGKQAISFGPHLAIGLWWIWVLGQPPI encoded by the coding sequence ATGATACGCTCGCTTCGCAAAACCTGTAACCGTACCGGCCGCTTTTTCGGCGAAGCGCTCGCGTGGCGCCGGGCAGGGCGGCAATACGTCGTCATGGCGTGGGGCCTGATAGCCGGCGCGGCCTGGCTCGCAATGAGCCTTGCAGGCGATCCCGGCTGGCCGCTGCCGGCCTTCGCCGGCTGCTATCTCGTGGTTCTGTTGGCCTCGATATGCGCCATAGACGGCCGCTACGGCATCATTCCGGACAGCCTGGTCCTGGCGCTGGCCGCCGGCGGGGCGCTACAGGCGCATCTGTGGGGCGCGGCAGACCTCTGGTGGCGTGGATTTGAGGCTGCCTTGGTCTTTGCCGCCGCGGCGCTGTTCCGCACCGGTTATCGTTGGCTGCGGGGCTTTGACGGCCTGGGTTTCGGCGACGTCAAGTTTGTTGCGGCCGGCACCCTCTGGATCGGCGCGGAAGGCATTCCCGGCTTGCTGTTGATCGCCGTGGCCTCCGCTTTGGTCAGCCTGCTGATCCTGAGATCCGAAGGACATGACCTTCATGGCAAGCAGGCCATCTCATTCGGGCCCCACCTTGCCATCGGCCTCTGGTGGATCTGGGTTTTGGGCCAGCCGCCGATTTAA
- a CDS encoding PilN domain-containing protein codes for MPVADLPAARAGGLHVLTAWGRGFAQWWLAGLRDAVPAQWREWAEGEARPIATLWRDGDSVTCRLMSAAGPAEIRIPCPSFNAAALERWLTGQGVTREATTVALVISRELFFLRELSVPKAAFGALLRILDQDIVRRTPFQLSDIWHAATAVGEEADGVVPMCHWIIRRDRAEAALSELGLTSRDVDCLAVADTGGEAVPVITFRAVSDEDPAWALRAVRLLAAAALGAVLLGLVVFEWRQASVAAAVETALIEARQSAQSGRDGMNPAARLFAMKAETGVLAVWDELSRILPNHTFLTETRIAEGTVTLSGFSADAARLVRLIDQSPLFSGATLTSAITPDANEHKERFSIAFKLRGARAARPAARPRTAP; via the coding sequence ATGCCTGTCGCCGATCTGCCCGCAGCCCGAGCCGGTGGCCTCCACGTCCTCACGGCGTGGGGCAGGGGCTTTGCGCAATGGTGGCTGGCGGGCTTGCGCGACGCGGTGCCCGCGCAATGGCGCGAATGGGCCGAGGGCGAGGCGAGACCGATAGCGACGCTTTGGCGAGATGGCGACAGCGTCACATGCCGTCTGATGTCTGCCGCCGGGCCGGCGGAAATCCGGATTCCGTGCCCCTCTTTCAACGCGGCCGCACTCGAACGATGGCTTACCGGGCAAGGCGTGACGCGGGAGGCGACGACCGTCGCGCTGGTGATTTCGCGCGAGCTGTTCTTTCTGCGCGAGTTGAGTGTGCCCAAGGCGGCCTTTGGCGCCCTGCTGCGGATCCTTGACCAGGACATCGTGCGGCGGACACCGTTCCAGCTTTCGGACATATGGCATGCTGCAACGGCCGTCGGGGAAGAGGCGGACGGTGTCGTGCCGATGTGCCACTGGATCATCCGGCGCGATCGCGCCGAGGCGGCTCTGTCGGAGCTCGGCCTGACGTCGCGGGATGTCGACTGTCTGGCGGTGGCAGATACCGGCGGCGAGGCAGTACCCGTGATCACGTTCCGCGCCGTCAGCGACGAAGATCCCGCTTGGGCGCTACGGGCGGTTCGGCTGCTAGCAGCCGCCGCGCTCGGGGCCGTCCTGCTTGGATTGGTCGTCTTCGAATGGCGCCAGGCCAGTGTCGCCGCGGCGGTGGAAACGGCACTTATCGAGGCCCGACAATCAGCCCAGAGCGGTCGCGACGGCATGAACCCCGCGGCGCGCTTGTTCGCGATGAAGGCCGAGACCGGCGTCCTCGCCGTCTGGGACGAGCTGTCGCGTATTCTGCCCAATCATACCTTTCTGACCGAGACTCGCATTGCCGAGGGCACGGTGACGCTGTCAGGGTTTTCGGCGGATGCCGCGCGGCTGGTTCGCCTCATCGACCAGTCTCCGCTGTTTTCGGGCGCGACCCTAACGTCCGCGATCACGCCGGATGCGAACGAGCACAAGGAGCGTTTCAGCATTGCGTTCAAGCTGCGCGGCGCCCGTGCGGCGCGGCCGGCCGCAAGACCCCGGACCGCGCCATGA
- a CDS encoding VanZ family protein yields MKRRISQLAIAAAWIAVIAIAYATLAQVGFVYAIYFKLSPYLMRPAMQTYAHFEHVIAFAILGALFGFAYPRRLILVCCIVFGAAALLEILQTVTPDRHGTLIDALEKLAGGAAGIVFARTARLVWSAKDTPS; encoded by the coding sequence ATGAAGAGACGTATTTCCCAGCTTGCCATTGCTGCGGCATGGATCGCGGTCATCGCGATCGCCTATGCTACGCTGGCGCAGGTCGGCTTCGTCTATGCCATCTACTTCAAGCTGTCGCCGTACCTGATGCGCCCAGCGATGCAGACCTATGCGCATTTCGAGCACGTGATCGCATTTGCCATCCTCGGCGCCCTCTTCGGCTTCGCCTATCCTCGGCGCCTGATACTGGTCTGCTGCATCGTGTTCGGCGCCGCGGCGCTGCTGGAGATACTGCAGACCGTGACGCCGGACCGCCATGGCACATTGATCGATGCGCTGGAGAAGTTAGCGGGCGGCGCGGCCGGCATCGTTTTTGCGAGAACTGCCCGGCTAGTGTGGTCGGCCAAGGACACGCCATCCTGA
- a CDS encoding GspH/FimT family pseudopilin — protein MKRPARSSAGFTLAELLVVIGIIGLVLAGTLSAKPKAAATRVAVTARSVTATLQLARAQAMSSNAETLFRIDVEKGRFGLPNSMHNLPRGMAAAVVVAETERSGDTGGIRFYPDGQSSGGEIALTLEGRSARIAVNWLTGEPRLIQ, from the coding sequence ATGAAACGCCCCGCACGATCGTCAGCCGGGTTCACGCTGGCCGAGCTGCTCGTGGTCATCGGCATCATCGGGCTTGTCCTGGCCGGCACGCTTTCCGCCAAGCCGAAGGCCGCGGCCACGCGTGTCGCCGTCACGGCGCGCTCGGTCACGGCGACGCTTCAGCTTGCGCGCGCGCAGGCGATGTCAAGCAATGCCGAAACGCTGTTTCGGATCGACGTGGAGAAAGGCCGGTTCGGCCTGCCGAATTCCATGCACAATCTGCCGCGCGGAATGGCTGCCGCGGTGGTGGTGGCCGAGACGGAGCGTTCCGGCGACACGGGCGGTATCAGATTCTATCCGGACGGCCAGTCGTCCGGCGGCGAGATCGCGCTGACGCTGGAGGGGCGGTCGGCGCGCATCGCCGTCAACTGGCTGACTGGCGAACCTCGGCTAATCCAATGA